Proteins encoded within one genomic window of Amorphoplanes friuliensis DSM 7358:
- a CDS encoding DUF1206 domain-containing protein produces the protein MPSLSSQARGAASRTAGSTWLEQLTRGGLVGYGIIHLLFAWLILQIAFDGSGADGDQSGALHELAERPFGTFLIAVIVIGMFALVIWQVLEAAIGHRSERGRHRVYERIVSAFRAAFYAYFAWTGIKVLRGKKASSADTQQKASEDLMASTGGRITVALAGIVIAAIGIGLVIYGIKQKFEKHLKVSQMNARMRRLSLRLGVAGYTAKGLAYGIAGVLFLTAAIQYDADKARGLDATLKVLAEQSYGPWLLALAALGIAAYGLFSIVQARYRKV, from the coding sequence ATGCCCTCCCTCTCCTCGCAGGCCCGCGGCGCTGCGTCGCGTACCGCCGGCAGCACCTGGCTGGAACAGCTCACCCGCGGTGGCCTCGTCGGGTACGGGATCATCCATCTGCTCTTCGCCTGGCTCATCCTCCAGATCGCCTTCGACGGCTCCGGCGCCGACGGCGACCAGTCCGGCGCCCTGCACGAGCTCGCCGAGCGGCCGTTCGGCACGTTCCTGATCGCCGTGATCGTCATCGGGATGTTCGCTCTGGTGATCTGGCAGGTCCTCGAGGCAGCGATCGGCCACCGCTCCGAGCGCGGCCGCCACCGCGTCTACGAACGCATCGTCTCCGCGTTCCGCGCGGCGTTCTACGCCTACTTCGCCTGGACGGGCATCAAGGTCCTCCGCGGCAAGAAGGCCTCCAGCGCCGACACCCAGCAGAAGGCCAGCGAGGACCTGATGGCGTCGACCGGCGGCCGCATCACCGTCGCGCTCGCCGGCATCGTGATCGCCGCCATCGGCATCGGCCTAGTCATCTACGGCATCAAGCAGAAGTTCGAGAAGCACCTCAAGGTCAGCCAGATGAACGCCCGCATGCGCCGGCTCAGCCTCCGCCTCGGCGTCGCCGGCTACACCGCCAAGGGCCTCGCGTACGGCATCGCCGGCGTGCTGTTCCTGACCGCGGCCATCCAGTACGACGCCGACAAGGCCCGCGGCCTGGACGCAACTCTCAAAGTCCTGGCCGAGCAGAGCTACGGCCCGTGGCTGCTGGCCCTCGCCGCCCTGGGCATCGCCGCGTACGGCCTCTTCTCGATCGTCCAGGCCCGCTACCGCAAGGTGTAG
- a CDS encoding DUF1996 domain-containing protein: MSKHASRKQGLTVVGACLAVGVIAVAGAAVYLGAEPGPTSAVAQSVPYAPPSAGGSTATTAASAVPSAVPSVSTTASKKPKKAAAPVVETPKGGWVPVDQAAWKAQVSAYKGRKTDPVPAGVGNLPEFRADCKYSHRLADDPIVLPGLPGASHMHSFVGNKALDADTKAGDLMKFTATTCKPVEDHSAYWVPTLYDNATNKPVETTGFRVYYRSLRNNSAGQMPMPNGLRMVVGDAKKKVPTPRGAQGQFYCAFYGPGDLDGIARSTNGNWPICGQPATLHFMMQFPDCWDGKHLDSPNHKDHVVFGSDSACPRSHPVRIPAITFDIQYGAKGTKAGYYLSSDKTGKSASSMHGDAFVMWDADAMNKRTKNCILQRKTCDNYGYYK; encoded by the coding sequence GTGTCGAAGCACGCGTCCCGTAAGCAGGGTCTGACCGTTGTCGGTGCCTGTCTGGCCGTCGGGGTGATCGCTGTCGCGGGTGCCGCCGTCTACCTGGGGGCCGAGCCTGGGCCGACCAGTGCGGTGGCTCAGTCCGTGCCCTACGCGCCGCCGTCGGCCGGAGGTTCCACGGCGACAACGGCGGCGAGTGCGGTGCCATCGGCGGTGCCTTCCGTGTCGACGACCGCTTCCAAGAAGCCGAAAAAGGCGGCCGCGCCGGTCGTGGAGACGCCCAAGGGTGGTTGGGTGCCCGTCGACCAGGCGGCGTGGAAGGCGCAGGTCTCCGCGTACAAGGGGAGGAAGACCGACCCGGTCCCGGCCGGAGTGGGTAACCTGCCCGAGTTCCGGGCGGACTGCAAATACAGCCACCGGCTGGCGGACGATCCGATCGTCCTGCCCGGGCTGCCGGGCGCCTCGCACATGCATTCGTTCGTCGGCAACAAGGCGCTGGACGCCGACACCAAGGCCGGGGATCTGATGAAGTTCACGGCCACGACCTGCAAGCCGGTCGAGGACCATTCCGCCTACTGGGTGCCGACCCTGTACGACAACGCCACGAACAAGCCGGTCGAGACGACGGGTTTCCGGGTCTACTACCGTTCGCTGCGGAACAATTCGGCGGGTCAGATGCCGATGCCGAACGGCCTGCGCATGGTCGTCGGTGACGCCAAGAAGAAGGTGCCGACGCCGCGGGGTGCGCAGGGACAGTTCTACTGCGCGTTCTACGGGCCGGGTGACCTCGACGGCATCGCCCGCAGCACCAACGGCAACTGGCCCATCTGCGGGCAACCGGCCACGCTGCACTTCATGATGCAGTTCCCGGACTGCTGGGACGGCAAGCACCTGGACAGCCCCAACCACAAGGACCACGTGGTCTTCGGCTCCGACAGCGCCTGCCCGCGCAGCCACCCGGTCCGCATCCCGGCAATCACCTTCGACATCCAGTACGGCGCGAAGGGCACCAAGGCCGGCTATTACCTGTCGTCCGACAAGACAGGCAAGAGCGCCTCCTCGATGCACGGCGACGCCTTTGTCATGTGGGATGCCGACGCCATGAACAAGCGCACGAAAAACTGCATCCTCCAGCGCAAGACGTGCGACAACTACGGGTACTACAAGTGA
- a CDS encoding ABC transporter permease subunit: protein MIWMTWRQFRTSALTTGAVVLVFLAGLALSWAEVRELATQTGFTGCQGDGCRDAGEAFLRALQPSWMSEFHIATIGAVYLLPALVGIFWGAPLVARELESGTYRMVFSQSVSRGRWLLAKLAMGGGAAVLGAGLLSLMLTVWAQPIDGASADRMNPLVFAARGIVPIGYAALAFVVGATAGLLLRRSVAAMAVTLLVIVSIQVAMPFVVRPWLAQPVTTTAPLQVEGDFGISMNPDTREMTIEVEPDLRGDWIVSSTTLTSTGAEFKGPADLTQCGPDAPRDRETCPRWLEGQGLELEVVSVPASKFWTLQWREFGALFVLTAALALFSLWWIRRRLV, encoded by the coding sequence ATGATCTGGATGACCTGGCGGCAGTTCCGGACAAGCGCGCTGACCACCGGCGCCGTGGTGCTGGTGTTCCTGGCCGGCCTCGCACTGAGCTGGGCGGAGGTCAGGGAACTGGCCACGCAGACCGGCTTCACCGGCTGCCAGGGCGACGGCTGCCGCGACGCCGGTGAGGCATTTCTGCGGGCGCTGCAACCGAGCTGGATGAGCGAGTTCCACATCGCTACCATCGGGGCGGTCTACCTGCTGCCTGCTCTGGTGGGCATCTTCTGGGGTGCACCGCTGGTGGCCCGGGAGCTGGAGTCCGGCACGTACCGGATGGTCTTCAGCCAGTCCGTCAGTCGCGGCCGCTGGCTGCTGGCCAAGCTGGCGATGGGTGGGGGAGCGGCCGTTCTCGGCGCCGGCCTGCTCAGCCTGATGCTGACCGTGTGGGCGCAGCCCATCGACGGGGCGTCGGCGGACCGGATGAACCCCCTCGTGTTCGCGGCCCGGGGAATCGTGCCGATCGGCTACGCGGCGCTGGCCTTCGTGGTGGGTGCCACCGCCGGGCTGCTGCTCCGGCGCAGTGTCGCCGCGATGGCGGTGACCCTGCTGGTGATCGTCAGCATCCAGGTCGCCATGCCGTTCGTGGTGCGCCCCTGGCTCGCTCAACCGGTCACGACGACTGCCCCGCTGCAGGTGGAGGGGGATTTCGGGATCTCGATGAACCCCGACACCCGGGAGATGACGATTGAGGTCGAGCCCGACCTCAGGGGTGACTGGATCGTGTCGAGCACCACGCTGACCTCGACCGGAGCGGAGTTCAAAGGGCCGGCCGACCTGACCCAGTGTGGTCCCGACGCCCCGCGTGACCGCGAGACGTGCCCGAGGTGGTTGGAGGGGCAGGGACTCGAGTTGGAGGTGGTTTCCGTGCCGGCCTCGAAGTTCTGGACCCTGCAGTGGCGGGAGTTCGGCGCTCTGTTCGTGCTGACCGCCGCACTGGCTCTGTTCTCCCTCTGGTGGATCCGGCGGCGGCTGGTCTGA
- a CDS encoding ABC transporter ATP-binding protein — protein sequence MTSALIADGLTKRYGRRTALKDCTLDIPAGHVTGLVGPNGAGKSTLLQLACGLLDPTAGRIEVLGRRPVSGSPKVGFVAQDTPVYAGLTVADHLRMGAHLNPTWDSALAEQRIAQVGLEPALKAGKLSGGQRAQLALTIAAAKRPDLLLLDEPVAALDPLARRNFLQGLMELTAEQGMSVVMSSHLVADLERVCDYLIVLVDSRVQVAGEVEDLLAGHHRLVGQRCDTTDLGAGRFLVDQSHTDVQSTLVVRSTAPIDDPSWQVDGLNLEDIVLAYMGGAVGKQPDAVLRGNR from the coding sequence ATGACCAGTGCGCTGATCGCGGACGGTCTGACCAAACGATACGGGCGGCGTACCGCCCTCAAGGACTGCACGCTGGACATCCCGGCCGGTCATGTCACGGGCCTGGTCGGGCCGAACGGCGCCGGCAAGTCCACCTTGCTGCAGCTGGCCTGCGGGCTGCTCGATCCGACCGCGGGGCGGATCGAGGTGCTCGGCCGACGGCCGGTCAGCGGGTCGCCGAAGGTCGGGTTCGTCGCGCAGGACACCCCGGTCTACGCCGGCCTGACCGTGGCGGACCACCTGCGGATGGGTGCGCACCTCAATCCGACCTGGGACAGCGCGCTGGCCGAGCAGCGGATCGCGCAGGTCGGCCTGGAGCCGGCGCTGAAGGCGGGGAAGCTCTCCGGCGGTCAACGGGCCCAGCTGGCCCTGACGATCGCCGCTGCGAAGCGTCCCGATCTGCTGTTGCTCGACGAGCCCGTGGCAGCACTCGATCCGCTCGCCCGGCGCAACTTCCTGCAGGGGCTGATGGAGCTGACCGCCGAGCAGGGCATGAGCGTCGTGATGTCCTCGCACCTCGTCGCCGACCTGGAACGGGTCTGCGACTACCTGATCGTGCTGGTCGACTCCCGGGTGCAGGTGGCCGGCGAGGTGGAGGACCTGCTGGCCGGTCACCACCGCCTGGTCGGGCAGCGGTGCGACACGACTGACCTGGGTGCGGGGCGATTCCTGGTGGATCAGAGTCACACCGACGTGCAGTCGACCCTGGTCGTACGCAGCACCGCTCCGATCGACGACCCGTCGTGGCAGGTCGACGGGCTGAACCTGGAGGACATCGTGCTGGCGTACATGGGCGGAGCCGTCGGCAAGCAGCCGGACGCCGTGCTGAGGGGGAATCGATGA
- a CDS encoding GntR family transcriptional regulator yields MIEFHLDSRSGVAPYLQLVRQVRHALRLGYLKEGDKLPTVKDVVARIAINPNTVSKAYRELEYEGLVTARPGLGTFVTGTLGSDSLSKHEPLRQDLARWLTSAREAGLDDESIEALIFSSLRAFSEARR; encoded by the coding sequence GTGATCGAGTTTCACCTGGACTCGCGGTCCGGGGTGGCGCCTTACCTGCAGCTCGTCCGGCAGGTTCGGCACGCGCTCCGGCTCGGTTATCTGAAGGAGGGCGACAAGCTGCCCACCGTGAAAGACGTGGTGGCCCGGATCGCCATCAACCCGAACACCGTCTCCAAGGCGTACCGCGAGCTCGAATACGAGGGCCTGGTCACAGCCCGGCCGGGTCTGGGCACGTTTGTCACCGGCACTTTGGGCAGCGATTCGCTGAGCAAGCACGAACCGCTCCGGCAGGACCTGGCGCGCTGGCTGACCTCGGCTCGGGAGGCGGGCCTGGACGACGAGAGCATCGAAGCGCTGATCTTCAGCAGTCTGCGTGCGTTCTCGGAGGCCCGTCGATGA
- a CDS encoding MerR family transcriptional regulator, whose amino-acid sequence MAQPDDMLDDEDYPAYTMGRAAEIIGCTPDFLRRLGEAKLIDPFRSGGGHRRYSRYQIRLAARAREMCDQGTDMASACRIIILEDQLEEALRQNQSHQSSQNP is encoded by the coding sequence ATGGCCCAACCCGACGACATGCTCGACGATGAGGATTACCCCGCCTACACGATGGGCCGGGCCGCGGAAATCATCGGTTGCACACCGGATTTCCTGCGCCGGCTCGGTGAGGCAAAACTGATCGACCCGTTCCGTTCCGGGGGTGGGCACCGCCGCTACTCCCGATACCAGATCCGCCTGGCCGCGCGGGCCCGCGAGATGTGTGACCAAGGTACGGACATGGCCTCGGCCTGCCGCATCATCATCCTCGAGGACCAGCTCGAAGAAGCCCTGCGCCAGAACCAGAGCCACCAGAGCAGCCAGAACCCCTGA
- a CDS encoding GOLPH3/VPS74 family protein translates to MRPTVDALPLPHQLFLLSLNPEKARLDDDSEPVRGSLLSAAAVAELCIAGLLHDRDGKAERTNTPAPPTLDPFLVEVLGDVPPSRSPSWFKVLESRWAKAEGAVRDHLAAAGHITIERRQVFGPIRRKALVAADPAQVKALRNRVRDAVRSDSGSVSLEEATLATLAVDGLVGTMFRWREMRTHKRAIRALADRVDQELPGLRKALSYAIALRRGA, encoded by the coding sequence ATGAGGCCGACGGTCGACGCCCTGCCACTGCCGCACCAGCTCTTCCTGCTCAGCCTCAACCCCGAAAAGGCCCGGCTCGACGACGACAGCGAACCGGTTCGTGGATCGCTGCTCAGCGCCGCCGCGGTCGCTGAGCTTTGCATCGCTGGGCTGCTGCACGACCGTGACGGAAAGGCCGAGCGAACGAACACCCCTGCACCACCGACGCTCGATCCGTTCCTGGTGGAGGTGCTCGGTGACGTGCCGCCGAGCCGATCACCAAGCTGGTTCAAGGTGCTGGAGAGCCGATGGGCCAAGGCCGAGGGTGCCGTTCGTGATCACCTGGCCGCCGCGGGCCACATCACGATCGAGCGCCGCCAGGTCTTCGGCCCGATCCGGCGAAAGGCGCTCGTCGCCGCCGATCCCGCGCAGGTCAAGGCGCTCCGCAACCGCGTACGCGACGCGGTGCGTTCAGACTCCGGATCGGTATCCCTCGAGGAGGCCACGCTCGCCACCCTGGCGGTCGACGGACTGGTGGGCACGATGTTCCGGTGGCGCGAAATGAGAACGCACAAGCGCGCCATCCGCGCCCTCGCGGATCGGGTCGACCAGGAGCTGCCGGGCCTGCGCAAGGCCCTGTCCTACGCCATCGCGCTGCGCCGGGGCGCTTGA
- a CDS encoding ATP-binding protein: protein MTLGDRLAALRVSRGLSQEQLSEQTGLGLRTIGDIERGVTRRPHRETLRALLDGLSPDATERAALHRLARTAPPPSTKLSPARRPALPAPTTPLVGRADDLAQLTGLLQDPVVRLVTVTGPGGVGKSRLASEAAWRLAGRFERVAGLDLSSLNDPDDVAQSLANTLGARMSGPDPADAVATLIGDGRWLLVLDSFEHVSAAARGLADLLGRCSRLTVLVTSRAPLRLRAEHLQPLPPLPLPTTTATGLDELSASPAITLLVQRTAAVRPGFALTIANAEALTALCRRLDGLPLAIELAAAQLSTLDPQRLLTELSARLPDLPGAVDMPDRHQTLRLTVEWSTERLADAERQLLGVLAAFAGGAAPAAVESILDTAGVKVPNTHGSVAQLAAGSLIGIVDRNGEARITMLDTIREVAADRLVLPEVRGAHSAYFLELLRTGSDQADAERDNVRAGVSWAVTQQPELLDVALARRLAGYHLARAQFGEANRTLRAIAGATSDDTVRAWALHGASVASNESGDSAEALRTAEECAALFDKLGDALGQCTALTVAGNAQKFLGRYAEARESHQASLALARKTADQRRVTISLNNLGTLAHDSGEYDTAQEHYLASLAIKEELGDVRGSAVTRMNLAGVENDLGAYELSHDHLQSAVAAFRGLNDTSPTAYALGMLSEAQLGLGQEAEAQASATEALDMARDAEYRPGIGLALARLGDLALARGNHAEAATLLLQALDHANGRPEQARTLERLAAARSVTAPAEAAQFRERAQQLRWTFDLPVPPIDQR from the coding sequence ATGACACTGGGCGATCGACTTGCCGCTCTCCGCGTGTCGCGGGGTCTGTCGCAGGAGCAGCTGTCCGAGCAGACCGGGCTCGGTCTGCGCACGATCGGCGACATCGAACGTGGCGTCACCCGCCGCCCGCACCGCGAAACCCTCCGCGCGCTGCTCGACGGGCTCTCACCCGACGCCACCGAGCGGGCCGCGCTGCACCGGCTCGCCCGCACCGCGCCGCCGCCGTCCACCAAGCTCTCGCCCGCCCGTCGCCCGGCTCTGCCGGCGCCGACCACACCGCTGGTCGGGCGGGCCGACGACCTCGCCCAGCTGACCGGCCTGCTTCAGGACCCGGTGGTACGCCTGGTCACGGTCACCGGTCCCGGCGGGGTCGGGAAGAGCCGCCTCGCGTCGGAGGCGGCGTGGCGGCTCGCCGGTCGGTTCGAGCGGGTCGCCGGCCTGGACCTGAGTTCCCTGAACGACCCGGACGACGTGGCGCAGTCGCTGGCCAACACCCTCGGCGCTCGGATGTCCGGACCGGACCCGGCCGACGCGGTCGCAACGCTGATCGGGGACGGGCGCTGGCTCCTGGTGCTGGACAGCTTCGAGCACGTCAGTGCGGCCGCGCGCGGCCTGGCCGATCTGCTCGGCCGGTGCTCACGCCTGACGGTGCTCGTCACCAGCCGCGCGCCGCTGCGCTTGCGGGCCGAGCACCTCCAGCCCTTGCCGCCGCTGCCCCTGCCGACGACCACCGCGACGGGCCTCGACGAGCTGAGCGCGAGCCCGGCGATCACGCTGCTCGTGCAGCGGACCGCCGCCGTACGCCCGGGTTTTGCCCTGACCATCGCGAACGCCGAAGCCCTCACTGCCCTGTGCCGGCGGCTGGACGGGCTGCCCCTGGCGATCGAGCTCGCGGCCGCGCAGCTGTCGACCCTGGACCCGCAGCGTCTCCTCACCGAGCTGTCGGCGCGGCTGCCGGACCTGCCGGGCGCGGTGGACATGCCGGACCGGCACCAGACGCTCCGGCTGACGGTCGAGTGGAGCACCGAGCGCCTGGCCGACGCCGAGCGGCAGCTGCTGGGAGTGCTGGCGGCGTTCGCGGGAGGCGCGGCGCCGGCGGCCGTCGAGTCCATCCTCGACACCGCGGGCGTGAAGGTGCCGAACACGCACGGCTCGGTCGCGCAACTGGCGGCCGGCAGCCTGATCGGCATCGTGGACCGCAACGGTGAAGCCCGGATCACCATGCTCGACACCATCCGCGAGGTCGCCGCCGACCGCCTGGTCCTCCCCGAGGTCCGCGGCGCGCACTCCGCCTACTTCCTCGAGCTCCTGCGAACAGGCTCCGACCAGGCCGACGCCGAACGCGACAACGTCCGTGCCGGGGTGAGCTGGGCGGTGACACAGCAACCGGAACTGCTGGACGTCGCCCTGGCCCGCAGGCTGGCCGGGTACCACCTCGCCCGCGCACAGTTCGGCGAAGCGAACCGCACGCTCCGCGCGATCGCCGGCGCCACCTCGGACGACACCGTCCGGGCCTGGGCGCTGCACGGCGCGTCGGTGGCCTCGAACGAGTCCGGAGACTCCGCGGAGGCCCTGCGAACCGCCGAGGAGTGCGCCGCCCTCTTCGACAAGCTCGGCGACGCACTCGGCCAGTGCACCGCCCTGACCGTGGCCGGCAACGCGCAGAAGTTCCTCGGCCGCTACGCCGAAGCCCGCGAAAGCCACCAGGCCAGCCTCGCCCTGGCCCGAAAGACCGCCGACCAGCGCCGGGTGACGATCTCGCTGAACAACCTGGGCACGCTCGCCCACGACAGCGGCGAGTACGACACGGCACAAGAGCACTACCTGGCGAGCCTCGCCATCAAGGAAGAACTCGGCGACGTCCGCGGCAGTGCGGTGACACGCATGAACCTGGCCGGGGTGGAGAACGACCTCGGCGCGTACGAGCTGTCGCACGACCACCTGCAGTCGGCCGTTGCGGCGTTCCGGGGGCTGAACGACACGTCTCCTACGGCGTACGCGCTGGGGATGTTGTCCGAGGCCCAGCTCGGACTCGGCCAGGAGGCGGAGGCCCAGGCCTCGGCCACCGAGGCGCTGGACATGGCCCGCGACGCGGAATACCGGCCCGGGATCGGACTCGCGCTGGCCCGGCTCGGTGACCTGGCACTGGCCCGCGGCAACCACGCCGAGGCGGCCACTCTGCTGCTGCAGGCACTCGACCACGCAAACGGCCGCCCGGAACAGGCACGCACCCTGGAACGCCTCGCCGCGGCACGCTCGGTGACCGCGCCGGCCGAGGCCGCACAATTCCGGGAACGCGCCCAGCAGCTGCGCTGGACGTTCGACCTCCCCGTCCCGCCGATCGACCAGCGCTAG
- a CDS encoding CPBP family intramembrane glutamic endopeptidase has translation MTAALDRPQATRKQLHWEITLVLLLSLGSSAVYAVVSLIAKLTAGPPLSQQAAVLNRSQSPRVYLDLTYQLLGIFFALVPVLLVLYLLNRDRLDPARTLGIDFRKPGKDLGWGTALAAAIGLPGLLLVYAAAQLGLNAQIVPAALNPVWWAVPVLILSAAQNAILEEVIVVGYLVTRLRELGWRLGYVVAASAVLRGSYHLYQGFGAFVGNAVMGVVFSLFFLKKGRVMPLIVAHTLLDVAAFVGYTLLPPSWLSWL, from the coding sequence GTGACGGCAGCTCTTGATCGCCCCCAGGCCACCCGCAAGCAGCTCCACTGGGAGATAACCCTGGTCCTGCTGCTGTCGCTGGGAAGCTCCGCCGTTTACGCCGTGGTGTCACTGATCGCGAAGCTGACGGCGGGTCCGCCGCTCTCCCAGCAGGCGGCGGTGCTGAACAGGTCCCAGTCGCCCCGGGTCTACCTCGACCTGACGTACCAGCTGCTCGGGATCTTCTTTGCGCTCGTACCGGTGCTGCTGGTCCTCTATCTGCTCAACCGCGACCGGCTGGACCCCGCCCGCACGCTCGGGATCGACTTCCGCAAACCCGGCAAGGACCTCGGCTGGGGCACTGCACTGGCCGCGGCCATCGGCCTCCCCGGCCTCCTCCTCGTGTACGCCGCAGCGCAGCTCGGCCTCAACGCCCAGATCGTGCCGGCCGCCCTCAACCCGGTCTGGTGGGCGGTGCCGGTGCTCATCCTCTCGGCCGCACAGAACGCGATCCTCGAAGAAGTGATCGTCGTCGGCTACCTCGTCACCCGGCTCCGCGAACTCGGCTGGCGCCTCGGGTACGTGGTGGCGGCCAGCGCCGTGCTCCGCGGCTCCTACCACCTCTACCAGGGCTTCGGCGCCTTCGTCGGCAACGCGGTGATGGGGGTGGTGTTCTCGCTCTTCTTCCTGAAGAAGGGCCGGGTGATGCCGCTGATCGTCGCGCACACCCTGCTGGACGTCGCGGCGTTCGTCGGTTACACCCTGCTGCCGCCGAGCTGGCTCAGCTGGCTCTGA